The region CATTTTTTTTGAAATCGCCAGAAAAAAAGTGATTTTTCAAGTCAATTGCTATTAATTCGTTTAAACCTGATATTATAAAATTACATACAGATGACTTACCACGCCATTTATGGCGTGGGTTTAGGTAAGAATCAAGAGCGGTAAGGCTTCAGCCTTGAACCTAATCTATATAGAAAAAAGTTCCTGGCTTAAGCCCTAAGCAGCAACGGTAACTTGTCACCGCCATAAATGGCGGTGTATCACAAAAATTACAACTTTGAAAACAAATTCAGATAAGAAATAGCTTGTATTTTTTCAATATATATTGTAATAAGCACAAAAAACTATAAAGTTTCGGATAGTTGTGACTCAAATTATTAAATAAGCTTATTTGGTTTTTACACATATCCGTGTGAAAGATCAATGCTGGCCTGTATGGGATAAAATAAAAAGAACAATGAAAAGTAGTGGTTTTAGTGTCATTTTAGCGGTCTGGACGAGACTCGAATCCCGCATTGCCGAAATTTTTAATTTCACTAGCAATGCGAGGACTCACGCAAAGTATATCAAATCAAAGATTTGAGACTTTGCGGAGCTCGCAACCGGGGTTGCGATAAATAAAAAAAGCTCCTGAAAGAATTCAGAAGCTTTAGTGTCATTTAAGCGGTCTGGACGAGACTCGAACTCGCAACCCCCGGCGTGACAGGCCGGTATTCTAACCAATTGAACTACCAGACCATTGCTCAATTGCGTGTGCAAATAAATATGATTTCGGTGGAACCTCCAAATGTTTTTTGAAAAATTATAGCATTAATTTTTCCTTTATTTTTTTATACCCTGATTTACTTGTTTTTACTGTCATGTTATTTTTTAATCTTATTTGATATTGTTGTTTGCCGTACAGTTCAATGTTGCCTATTTGTTTTGTGTTGATGATATAAGAACGGTGAATTCTGAGGAAATGATCGCCCAGATGCTTTTCGTAAAAAAGCATTGTCTTTTTTTTGAGGTATTGCTCTGCATTTGTATGAATCATTACATAATCATCCTGGGCTTCAATCATATATATATCTTCAGGAGGGAGAATCTCAATTTTGTTTCCGCTCGAAACCACTACCTGATCCAGGGGTTGTGATACTGTGCTTTCTGCTGCCTTATTGATTTCGGGTGAAATATCATCATTGATCCTTTTCATAGCCTTGTCGATGGCTGTATCAAAGCGGTTTTCGTCAAATGGTTTTAAAAGGTAATCCACGGCGTTGGTCTCAAATGCTCTGATGGCATACTCGTCATACGCGGTAGTAAAAATTACTGCCGGCATTGGGTCTACAAGCTCAAGCATTTCAAAACCATTAAGCTTTGGCATTTCTATATCGAGTAAGATCAGTTCAGGGCGATGTTCATTAATGGCTTTTACTCCCTCGAAACCATTGGTGCATTCGGCAACCAGGGAGAACTCTTCATGGCGCGAGAGGTAATGCTTTAATACATTTCGTGCGGGTAACTCGTCTTCTATGATGATAGTTTTTATCATGGCTATGGAATCACAATTTTTACTGTAAAGAGTGTTTTTGTATTCTCTATGTGCAAACGCGCACGGTTCGAATATAATATTTTTAAGCGGTTCGATAAATTTTTTAATCCGGTTCCGGTTCCCTTTTTTCTCGATTCGCCCTCTTTGGTGTTA is a window of Salinivirga cyanobacteriivorans DNA encoding:
- a CDS encoding LytR/AlgR family response regulator transcription factor — its product is MIKTIIIEDELPARNVLKHYLSRHEEFSLVAECTNGFEGVKAINEHRPELILLDIEMPKLNGFEMLELVDPMPAVIFTTAYDEYAIRAFETNAVDYLLKPFDENRFDTAIDKAMKRINDDISPEINKAAESTVSQPLDQVVVSSGNKIEILPPEDIYMIEAQDDYVMIHTNAEQYLKKKTMLFYEKHLGDHFLRIHRSYIINTKQIGNIELYGKQQYQIRLKNNMTVKTSKSGYKKIKEKLML